Proteins from a single region of Puntigrus tetrazona isolate hp1 chromosome 2, ASM1883169v1, whole genome shotgun sequence:
- the aqp1a.2 gene encoding aquaporin-1a.2 isoform X1, with amino-acid sequence MARELKSWSFWRAVLAEFLGMTVFVFIGIASAIGNKHNRFPDQEVKVALAFGLAIATLAQSLGHISGAHLNPAVTLGLLVSCQISFFRAFMYIIAQMLGAVLASGIMFKVSPDPESTLGLNMLSSGVKAGQGFAIELFATFQLVLCVLATTDKHRTDVAGSAPLAIGLSVGLGHLVAISYTGCGINPARSFGPAVVLEAFKNHWIYWIAPMTGGVAAALVYDFLLCPRKEALRQRMNVLKGTADPDPSATEALIEPRTPRSGSGQWPRP; translated from the exons ATGGCGCGAGAGCTTAAAAGTTGGTCGTTTTGGCGGGCAGTATTGGCCGAGTTCCTTGGGATGacggtttttgtttttattggcatAGCCTCTGCCATTGGAAACAAGCATAACAGATTCCCCGACCAAGAGGTTAAAGTAGCTTTGGCTTTTGGCCTGGCCATCGCCACATTGGCTCAGAGTTTGGGGCACATCAGTGGAGCCCACCTGAACCCAGCTGTTACTTTAGGACTTTTGGTCAGCTGTCAGATCAGTTTCTTCAGGGCCTTCATGTATATCATTGCCCAGATGTTGGGAGCTGTGCTGGCAAGTGGCATTATGTTCAAAGTCAGTCCTGACCCCGAATCAACACTGGGACTCAACATG CTGAGTAGCGGAGTGAAAGCCGGTCAGGGGTTTGCTATTGAGCTCTTCGCAACCTTCCAGCTGGTCCTCTGTGTCCTGGCCACGACAGACAAACACCGGACCGATGTGGCAGGCTCTGCACCCCTAGCCATCGGACTGTCAGTCGGTTTAGGGCACCTGGTCGCT ATCAGTTACACCGGATGCGGCATCAACCCCGCTCGATCTTTCGGACCAGCTGTCGttcttgaagcatttaaaaaccACTGG ATCTACTGGATTGCTCCGATGACTGGAGGGGTGGCTGCTGCTCTTGTGTACGACTTCTTGCTCTGCCCAAGAAAGGAAGCGCTTCGTCAGCGTATGAACGTCCTGAAAGGCACAGCTGATCCGGACCCGTCTGCCACAGAAGCACTAATCGAACCCCGAACCCCCAGATCTGGTTCTGGTCAGTGGCCCAGACCCTGA
- the aqp1a.2 gene encoding aquaporin-1a.2 isoform X2, which translates to MARELKSWSFWRAVLAEFLGMTVFVFIGIASAIGNKHNRFPDQEVKVALAFGLAIATLAQSLGHISGAHLNPAVTLGLLVSCQISFFRAFMYIIAQMLGAVLASGIMFKVSPDPESTLGLNMLSSGVKAGQGFAIELFATFQLVLCVLATTDKHRTDVAGSAPLAIGLSVGLGHLVAISYTGCGINPARSFGPAVVLEAFKNHWIYWIAPMTGGVAAALVYDFLLCPRKEALRQRMNVLKGTADPDPSATEALIEPRTPRSGSGAE; encoded by the exons ATGGCGCGAGAGCTTAAAAGTTGGTCGTTTTGGCGGGCAGTATTGGCCGAGTTCCTTGGGATGacggtttttgtttttattggcatAGCCTCTGCCATTGGAAACAAGCATAACAGATTCCCCGACCAAGAGGTTAAAGTAGCTTTGGCTTTTGGCCTGGCCATCGCCACATTGGCTCAGAGTTTGGGGCACATCAGTGGAGCCCACCTGAACCCAGCTGTTACTTTAGGACTTTTGGTCAGCTGTCAGATCAGTTTCTTCAGGGCCTTCATGTATATCATTGCCCAGATGTTGGGAGCTGTGCTGGCAAGTGGCATTATGTTCAAAGTCAGTCCTGACCCCGAATCAACACTGGGACTCAACATG CTGAGTAGCGGAGTGAAAGCCGGTCAGGGGTTTGCTATTGAGCTCTTCGCAACCTTCCAGCTGGTCCTCTGTGTCCTGGCCACGACAGACAAACACCGGACCGATGTGGCAGGCTCTGCACCCCTAGCCATCGGACTGTCAGTCGGTTTAGGGCACCTGGTCGCT ATCAGTTACACCGGATGCGGCATCAACCCCGCTCGATCTTTCGGACCAGCTGTCGttcttgaagcatttaaaaaccACTGG ATCTACTGGATTGCTCCGATGACTGGAGGGGTGGCTGCTGCTCTTGTGTACGACTTCTTGCTCTGCCCAAGAAAGGAAGCGCTTCGTCAGCGTATGAACGTCCTGAAAGGCACAGCTGATCCGGACCCGTCTGCCACAGAAGCACTAATCGAACCCCGAACCCCCAGATCTGGTTCTG gAGCTGAGTAG
- the LOC122356133 gene encoding zinc finger protein 235-like, with product MRDPEPCRMKHTEEQTVLFEKHEESEELREVEEQNHVKTGEKPPSCSQNVLKKTGAEKSFTCAQCGKSFAYKQSLNVHLRVHTGEKRYKCAHCDMGFNWSGHLKAHERTHTGEKPYKCSNCDKRFSRSGVLKTHERTHTGEKPYACDRCGKCFAQKGQLTAHMKVHTGEKPFTCDECGKRFAHSAHLKVHTNIHTRENLCMCDQCGKMCLRPSDLKMHLKVHTKEKPHPCCSCGKSFSCLQNLKAHQKIHTGVREYMCFECEKTFISATNLKFHQRIHTGEKPYKCSHCDKRFSWPRILQRHEKSHTGEKPYKCSRCDKRFSWSGILKRHERSHTGEKPYKCSRCDKRFNMSENLKRHEMIHTGEKPYKCSYCDKRFSQSANRIIHERIHTGEKPFTCAHCDKRFTDSRDLKRHERIHTGEKPYQCNACGKCFKQSSALRCHAKSVHSQ from the exons ATGAGAGATCCAGAACCCTGCAGAATGAAACACACTGAAGAACaaacag tgttgtttGAAAAACACGAGGAGAGTGAAGAACTGCGTGAAGTTGAGGAGCAAAATCACGTCAAAACTGGAGAAAAACCTCCGAGCTGCTCTCagaatgttttgaagaaaacaGGCGCTGAGAAATCGTTCACCTGcgctcagtgtggaaagagtttcgcGTACAAACAGAGTCTTAATGTTCACCTGAGAGtgcacaccggagagaaacggTACAAGTGTGCACACTGCGACATGGGATTCAATTGGTCGGGACACCTGAAAGCACACGAGAGGACTCACACCGGAGAAAAACCGTACAAGTGTTCAAACTGCGACAAAAGATTCAGTCGCTCAGGAGTCCTGAAGACGCACGAGAGGACtcacacgggagagaagccATACGCATGCGATCGCTGTGGGAAGTGCTTCGCGCAAAAAGGACAGCTCACGGCGCACATGAAAGTTCATACGGGAGAGAAACCGTTTACTTGCGATGAGTGTGGGAAGAGATTTGCGCACTCGGCTCACCTGAAGGTACACACGAACATCCACACGAGAGAGAACCTGTGCATGTGCGATCAGTGCGGTAAAATGTGTCTGCGGCCTTCGGACCTGAAGATGCACCTGAAAGTTCACACAAAGGAGAAGCCGCATCCGTGTTGTTCGTGCGGAAAGAGTTTTTCGTGTCTGCAGAATTTGAAAGCACATCAGAAAATACACACCGGTGTGAGAGAGTACATGTGCTTTGAGTGcgagaagacttttatttcggCGACCAATTTAAAATTTCATcagaggatccacaccggagagaaaccctaCAAGTGCTCGCACTGCGACAAGAGATTCAGTTGGCCGAGAATCCTCCAAAGGCACGAGAAGagccacaccggagagaaaccttacaAGTGCTCGCGCTGCGACAAGAGATTCAGTTGGTCGGGAATCCTGAAAAGACACGAAAGGagccacaccggagagaaaccttacaAGTGCTCGCGCTGCGACAAGAGATTCAATATGTCCGAAAACCTAAAGAGGCACGAGatgatccacaccggagagaaaccttatAAGTGTTCGTACTGTGACAAGAGATTCAGTCAGTCGGCAAATCGGATTATACACGAgaggattcacaccggagagaaacctttcACGTGTGCGCACTGTGACAAAAGATTCACTGATTCAAGAGACCTAAAAAGACATGAGAGGATCCACACGGGAGAGAAGCCGTATCAGTGCAATGCATGTGGGAAGTGTTTCAAACAATCATCTGCTCTGCGCTGTCATGCAAAAAGCGTTCACTCTCAGTAG